In Dysgonomonadaceae bacterium zrk40, one genomic interval encodes:
- a CDS encoding DUF1460 domain-containing protein — translation MMKKIAYNLALAMILLAVGPLSAQPTALYSQTDREIFNEYLTAIEPYREAPLQTILEKTALFFLGRPYRAHTLEGSSEEHLTVNLREFDCTTFVESVVALSLTTASEVPSFETFLVHLQSLRYRNGTVDGYASRLHYATDWLWENEQRGIICNLSALRGGVKEEKTLNFITAHREAYSRLKEDDAMLDRIAVMEEMVKRRGGFYYLPKEKIKKMADHIPHMAIILFSTAIEGLDVTHMGFAFRKGGQLTFLHASSTGKVKIDECSIEEYTRNQRNTTGIIVAVINPAYSK, via the coding sequence ATGATGAAAAAGATAGCTTACAATCTTGCTCTCGCAATGATACTGTTGGCTGTCGGACCGTTGTCCGCGCAGCCAACCGCTCTGTATAGCCAGACCGACCGGGAGATCTTCAACGAGTACCTCACTGCCATTGAACCCTACCGGGAAGCTCCGTTACAAACCATTTTGGAAAAGACAGCGCTCTTCTTCCTCGGTAGGCCCTACCGGGCTCACACGCTGGAAGGGAGCAGTGAAGAGCATCTTACGGTGAACCTGAGAGAATTCGACTGCACCACCTTTGTGGAGTCGGTAGTAGCACTGTCGCTGACAACTGCAAGTGAGGTGCCTTCGTTCGAGACATTTCTAGTTCATTTGCAGTCGTTGCGCTACCGAAACGGAACAGTCGACGGGTATGCCTCCCGGCTGCACTATGCCACCGACTGGCTTTGGGAGAATGAACAACGGGGTATTATCTGTAACCTGTCCGCTTTACGGGGGGGGGTGAAGGAGGAGAAGACACTCAATTTTATCACCGCCCACCGTGAAGCGTATAGCCGCCTGAAAGAGGATGATGCAATGCTGGATCGCATTGCCGTCATGGAAGAGATGGTCAAACGGAGAGGTGGATTTTATTATCTGCCCAAAGAGAAGATAAAAAAAATGGCAGATCATATCCCCCATATGGCGATCATCCTTTTCTCCACCGCTATTGAGGGATTGGATGTCACCCACATGGGATTCGCTTTCAGGAAAGGGGGGCAACTCACCTTCCTGCACGCCTCCAGTACGGGAAAGGTGAAGATTGATGAGTGTTCTATAGAAGAATATAC